One Serratia liquefaciens genomic window, TTGCCGTATTGGCGGCGGTTGCATTCAAGATGGACGTCTTCACGCTGGACTTCCACGGCGTCGCGCTTGGCCAACCGGTGTGGGAGCAGGTTAAAAATACCATGCTGATCACCCTGTGGGTGTTCATTGGCGTTGAAGGCGCAGTGGTGGTTTCGGCGCGGGCACGCCATAAAAAAGATGTGGGCCGCGCCACCATGCTGGCCGTGGTATCTGCATTGGCAGTCTATCTGCTGGTGACGCTGCTCTCATTGGGGGTGGTACCGCGCAGCGAATTGGCCGAGATGCGCAATCCATCAATGGCGGTGCTGATGGTCGATCTTATTGGCCCATGGGGTAATGTGATTATCGCCGCCGGCCTGATCGTCTCGGTATGCGGCGCTTACCTGAGCTGGACGATCATGGCTGCCGAGGTGCCGCTGCTGGCGGCGCAACACGGCGCCTTTCCTAAAATATTCTGCAAACAGAACAAGAACCACGCGCCTTCGGCTTCGCTGTGGCTGACCAACCTCGCGGTACAGTTCGCGCTGGTGCTGATCTGGCTGACCGGCAGCAACTACAACTCGTTGCTGACTATCGCTTCGGAAATGATCCTGGTGCCCTATTTCCTGGTCGGCGCCTTCCTGTTTAAGGTAGCGATCCGTCGTCAGGACAAGCGGCTGATGTTTGCCGCAACGGGCGCCTGCCTGTATGGCATTTGGCTGCTCTATGCGTCAGGCTTGATGCATCTGCTGATGTCGGTGCTGCTGTATGCGCCTGGGCTGTTGGTGTTTATCTATGCAAGGCGCGGACATGGTGATGTCAAATTGCTGAATCAGCTGGAGAAAGGCAGTATTTTTCTGTTGCTGGTGGCCACAGTGCCGGCCGGCTGGTTTATGCTGCAGTAGTGAAAAACGGCCGGGTGACACCACCCGGTCAGTTAGTTTGGGACAGGCCCAGGCTGATGCTCATGCGTTCCCCCACCTGAGAGATAATCACTCCCTCGACGCACTCTTGCTGGATGGCCGCCAACTGTTGCGCATCCAGCGCGTACGGCAGTTTGATGTCGAACACCGCCAGCCCCTGCTGCTGCGCCAGATCGATCAGGCGCACGATGTTGGTTTCGTCGCTGACCTGGGTGGAAACCACCTGCAGCGCCAACGCCTTCAACTGCTCTTTCCGCGTTTGTGAAGCGGAAGCCTGCGATTTCAATACCATGCCAAAAAATGGCATCACGCCATAGATTGCATCAACAAAGCGCCAGTGCTTCTTGCACGATGCGGACAGAAAATCCATGTAATCGAAACAGATTTTCTCACTGCGGGCGACGGGTGCAAGGTGACTACTGTTCATCCCTTCCTCTCATTGCCGGTGTATGACATCCTGAAATGGATAATCGATGCGAAGCTTTAACGAATTTCCGCCGTATAATGGCATAATTCCCCTATTGTTTGCCAGTCTGTCCAGGAGCTTTAATCAATGGAACCTCACAACTCTGCACCGGTCCTGATCACCGGCGGCGCACGTCGGATTGGGCTGGCCCTGGCCAGGTCATTCTTGCAACGCGATATCCCGGTGATCATTGCCTATCGCAGCAGCTATCCGGCGCTGAGCGAACTGAAAAAACTGGGAGCCACCTGCATACAGGGGGATTTTGCAACCCATGACGGCATTTACCGTTTCGCCGAACAGGTAAGGCAAACAGCCCCGAAACTTCGTGCGGTGATCCACAACGCCAGCGCCTGGCAGGCCGAATCCGCAGAGGTGCCACCGGAACAGGTGATGGCGGCGATGCTGCAAATTCACGTTTATACACCCTACCTGCTGAACCAACTGCTGGAGCCCTGCCTGCTGGGCCAGGGCCAGGCTGGTGCCGATATCATTCACCTGACTGATTATGTGGTGGAGAAAGGCAGCGACAAACACATCGCCTATGCCGCCAGTAAAGCTGCCCTGGACAATATGACCCGCTCTTTTGCCCGCAAGTTGGCACCGGAGGTCAAGGTCAACGCCATCGCGCCGGCGCTGATCATTTTCAACCCGGGCGACGACGAGCATTATCGTCAGCAGGCACTGGCAAAATCGCTGATGAAAATCGCCCCCGGCGAGAGTGAAGTGGTCAATCTGGTGAACTACTTGCTGGAGAGCCGCTACGTCACCGGCCGCACCCATGGCGTAGATGGCGGAAGGCCGCTGCGCTAACGCATGATCTGCATGGCGTATCGCGGAGCCCCGCGCTATGCTGAATTTCGTTATTCTGATAAAACCGCTGAATATGCATAAAATTGTTTTTGTTGAAGACGATCCGGAAGTCGGCAAACTGATTGCCGCCTATCTGGGCAAGCACGATATTGAAGTGCTGATCGAGCCGCGTGGCGACAGCGCACAGGCTCGCATCGAGCTGGAGCAACCGGATCTGGTGCTGCTCGACATTATGTTGCCCGGCAAGGACGGTATGACGTTATGCCGCGATCTGCGTCCGACCTTCCCTGGCCCGATCGTGCTGCTGACCTCGCTGGACAGCGACATGAACCATATCCTTTCGCTGGAAATGGGCGCCAACGATTACATCCTGAAGACCACGCCGCCGGCGGTATTGTTGGCGCGACTGCGCCTGCACCTGCGTCAGCACGGCCATCAGCCAAAGGAAGAATCAACCCAGCCGATCACCCAGCACAACGCCTTGCATTTTGGCTTGTTGTGCATCGACCCGGTTAACCGCCAGGTCACGCTGGGCGAAGAGATCATCACCCTTTCCACCTCGGATTTCGATCTGCTGTGGGAACTGGCCACCCATGCCGGTCAAATCATGGATCGCGAAGCCCTGCTGCAAAACCTGCGCGGCGTGAGTTATGACGGCCTTGACCGCAGTATCGACGTCGCGATTTCACGCCTGCGCCGCAAGCTGTACGACAATGCACTGGAGCCTTTTCGCGTCAAAACCGTGCGCAATAAAGGTTACCTGTTCGCCCCGAACGCCTGGGAGTTCGTGCAGCAATGAGAAAGCTCTTTGTGCAGTTCTTCCTGCTGCTTTTCGTTTGCTTCCTGGTGATGGCGATGCTGGTTGGCCTGGTGTACAAAGTCACCGCTGAGCGTGCCGGTCGTCAGTCGATGGATGACCTGATGAAAAGCTCGCTGTACCTGATGCGCAGCGAACTGCGGGAAATTCCGCTGAAAGACTGGAACAAAACCATCGCCACGCTGGATTTGAACCTGTCGTTTAAGCTGCACATTGA contains:
- a CDS encoding amino acid permease, producing MEKKLGLTALTALVLSSMLGAGVFSLPQNMAQVASPAALLLGWAITGVGILFLAFAMLLLTRLRPDLDGGIFTYAKEGFGELVGFCSAWGYWLCAVIANVSYLVIVFAALSLFTDRGGEVILGDGNTWQALLAESLLLWIVHALVLRGVQTAASINLVATLAKLLPLGMFAVLAAVAFKMDVFTLDFHGVALGQPVWEQVKNTMLITLWVFIGVEGAVVVSARARHKKDVGRATMLAVVSALAVYLLVTLLSLGVVPRSELAEMRNPSMAVLMVDLIGPWGNVIIAAGLIVSVCGAYLSWTIMAAEVPLLAAQHGAFPKIFCKQNKNHAPSASLWLTNLAVQFALVLIWLTGSNYNSLLTIASEMILVPYFLVGAFLFKVAIRRQDKRLMFAATGACLYGIWLLYASGLMHLLMSVLLYAPGLLVFIYARRGHGDVKLLNQLEKGSIFLLLVATVPAGWFMLQ
- the folM gene encoding dihydromonapterin reductase; translation: MEPHNSAPVLITGGARRIGLALARSFLQRDIPVIIAYRSSYPALSELKKLGATCIQGDFATHDGIYRFAEQVRQTAPKLRAVIHNASAWQAESAEVPPEQVMAAMLQIHVYTPYLLNQLLEPCLLGQGQAGADIIHLTDYVVEKGSDKHIAYAASKAALDNMTRSFARKLAPEVKVNAIAPALIIFNPGDDEHYRQQALAKSLMKIAPGESEVVNLVNYLLESRYVTGRTHGVDGGRPLR
- the rstA gene encoding two-component system response regulator RstA translates to MHKIVFVEDDPEVGKLIAAYLGKHDIEVLIEPRGDSAQARIELEQPDLVLLDIMLPGKDGMTLCRDLRPTFPGPIVLLTSLDSDMNHILSLEMGANDYILKTTPPAVLLARLRLHLRQHGHQPKEESTQPITQHNALHFGLLCIDPVNRQVTLGEEIITLSTSDFDLLWELATHAGQIMDREALLQNLRGVSYDGLDRSIDVAISRLRRKLYDNALEPFRVKTVRNKGYLFAPNAWEFVQQ